GAGTCCGACTTCCACGCGACCGGCGATCCGGTTGTACTTGATCGCGTTCGACAGCAGATTGTCGACCACCTGTCGCAGCCGGTGCGGATCGGCGCGCGTGTGTACGGTGTCGACGGCCTTGGTGTCGATCGTGACCCGACGCTCTGCCGCCCGCGGCCCTGCCGCCTCAACGGCTGCCATCACGATGGCCGATACGTCGGTCGACTCGAGGTGCAATGACAACGCGACGCCCATGCGAGAAGCTGCCGATGCAGTGAGCAGATCCGATACGAGGTCGAGCAACCGGCCGGCATTGCGCTCGACCACCTCCAGACTGCGCCGCGTGGCCGGCGAGAGGCTCGGGTCGTCGAGGGCGAGCTCCACGTATCCGGTAATCGAGGTGAGCGGGGTGCGCAGCTCGTGCGACACCGACGCGATGAGATCCTCACGCGAGCGCAAGGCGAGCTCCTCGGCGGTCACGTCAAGCGTGACGATGAGCATCCCGGCATCCGACAGATCCTTGTCGATGAGCCGTCGTGCCGTGGATCGCAGGGCGCGGCGCTCTTCGGCACCCGGATCGCCGTGCCAGACCAGCGCATTTTCGAACTCCTCCCCGCGACGCGCACGCGCGAGGGGAAGGTCTTCGGGGTCGAGCAGGGTGATGCCGTCTGCCGCGTAGGCCCGAACGTCGCCCTCGACAGCCCGCTGCAGCCGCGCATGGGCCTCATTGGTGACCACCAGCGAGCCGTCGGGCGTCAACCGGATGACTCCGAAGTCCACGGCCTGCAGCACTTCGGTGACGAGGTCTTCCTGGCGACGCGCACGATCGACCGAGCGCTGCAACAGCCGCGACTGCTTGTCGAGGAGGACGCGCTGGGCGAACGCACGCCGTGACCCGAATGCGGCGCTGATCGCGAGCCCGGCGATCATGACGGGGAGCAGGATGGTGGAAGGGGTCATGGACTGGGTCGGCTCGGTGGCGACGAGCGTCCAGTAGGTGACCGAGATCACGACCACCCCGAACAGCGCGCCCCATACCCCGAACGCCGCCGCGATCCACATCACGGGAAACGCCCACAGCAGGCCGAGACCGCCCGCCGGTGCAGCGCCCCGCATCATGGCGATCGCGGCGATGTCGATGAGCGGCAGAACCAGCATCAGCGTGGGCGGCGTTCGGGTCCACGGCACGACGAACGCGGCACCGGTCGCAATGAAGACGAGCGTGACGCCCACGGTCATGAGGGTCACGTCCTGCACCACGCCGAACAGCGACACGACGACGGCCGCGAATACCACGACCGATCCCAGCAGCACCTGGTTCAACAGGATCGAACGGTCACGACTGGCGCCGAGGACCCGCTTGGGCACGGCCACCCGTCCGGTCATCGTCACCCTCTGACGTTATCGCCTGGGTGGCAGGATTCTGTGCCCCGCCGCGGCGCGTGGTCCCCACGAACGCAGAGACGGCCGGAACCCGAAGGTCCCGGCCGTCTGTGCGGTTCAGTGCTGGATCAGCGACCCGACAGCTTCTCGCGCAGTGCGGCGAGAGCCTCGTCGTCGGCCAGCGTGCCGGCCGAAGCCGAGTCGCTCGAGAACGTCGAGCCACCGGTCTCCGCCGGAGCAGCTGCCTCGGCCTCGGCGGCCTTGGCGACAGCGGCCTTGTGCGCCTCCCAGCGACCCTGGGCGGCGGCGTACTCCTGCTCCCACTTCTCGCGCTGGGCGTCGAAGCCTTCGAGCCAGGCGTTGGTCTCCGGGTCGAAGCCCTCGGGGTACTTGTACTCCCCGTTCTCGTCGTACTCGGTGACCATGCCGTAGAGGGCCGGGTCGAACTCGGTGCCGAACGGGTCGACCGACTCGTTGGCCTGCTTCAGCGACAGCGAGATGCGCCGACGCTCGAGGTCGATGTCGATGATCTTGACGAAGACCTCTTCGCCGACCGACACGACCTGCTCGGCGAGTTCGACGTGCTTGCCCGACAGCTCGGAGATGTGCACGAGGCCCTCGATGCCGTCCGCGACGCGCACGAACGCACCGAACGGAACGAGCTTGGTGACCTTGCCCGGAGCGACCTGACCGATCGCGTGGGTGCGGGCGAAGACCTGCCACGGGTCTTCCTGGGTCGCCTTGAGCGACAGCGAGACGCGCTCGCGGTCCAGGTCGACCTCGAGGATCTCGACGGTGACCTCCTGGCCGACCTCGACGACCTCGCTGGCGTGCTCGATGTGCTTCCACGACAGCTCGGAGACGTGCACGAGGCCGTCCACGCCGCCCAGGTCGACGAACGCACCGAAGTTGACGATCGACGAGACCGTGCCCTTGCGGACCTGGCCCTTGTGCAGGTTGTTGAGGAAGTTCGAGCGCGACTCGGACTGCGTCTGCTCGAGCAGCGCACGGCGCGAGAGCACGACGTTGTTGCGGTTCTTGTCCAGCTCGAGGATCTTGGCCTCGATCTCCTGACCCAGGTACGGGGTCAGGTCGCGGACGCGGCGCAGCTCGATGAGCGATGCCGGCAGGAAGCCGCGCAGGCCGATGTCGACGATGAGACCGCCCTTGACGACCTCGATCACGGAACCGGTGACAACACCGTCGTTCTCCTTGATCTTCTCGACGTCACCCCAGGCACGCTCGTACTGCGCGCGCTTCTTGGAGAGGATGAGGCGGCCTTCCTTGTCCTCCTTCTGGAGAACGAGCGCTTCGACCTCGTCGCCGACCTTGACGACCTCGTTGGGGTCGACGTCGTGCTTGATGGAGAGCTCACGCGAGGGGATGACACCCTCGGTCTTGTATCCGACGTCGAGGAGGACCTCGTCGCGGTCGATCTTCACCACGGTGCCTTCGATGAGGTCGCCGTCGTTGAAGAACTTCAGAGTCTTTTCGACCGCGGCCAGGAAGTCCTCAGCAGATCCGATGTCGTTGATGGCGACCTGCTTGGTGGCCGGGGCGGTCGTTGCGGTAGTCATATAGTGGGTTGTCCTTGTTGGGTTTGGGTGTCGGGCCATGGACTTGGTCTCCGGCATCCACTCACCCGAAGGCGAGCAAACACCACCGAGCCCGAGGCGGATGGTCATGGATTGCGTGTCACGAGAGCATGGCGATAGAGCCACACGAGTGACATCTCAGGCTATCAGAATCGGCGCCTGCCGTGTGGGGCCGGTGTGCGCTCACCTGTCGACGTCGCCGTCGAGGTACCACCAGCGGTCGCGGCGGTGGATGAAGCGGCTGCGCTCGTGCAGCGAGCCGGCCGCTCCATCCGCGTCACGGAAGTGCGCCCGGAACTCCACGGTGCCGCGCCGGTCGCCTTCTGCACCGGCATCCGTGGCGAGGATCTCAAGGTGCTGCCACCGCACACCGTCATCGAGATCGATGTCCGAAGGACGAGTCGATGGATGCCAGGTGGCCTCGAGATGGACCGCGTCACCGATCGCGAATGCCGTGTACCGCGAACGCATGAGCGCTGCGGCCGTCGCGGCCCGAGTGCCATCGAGGACCGGTCCGCAGCACTCGCCGAACGCGACGCCTCCGCACGGGCACGGAGCATCGGCTGGCGGACGGATGCCGCGCTGCGCAGCCGCCTGACCGAATGACATGCCTCCATCGTCGCAGAGCGGGTGCGGCGAACGCGCAGCTTCCTCCCCAGCGTTTGATTCGGGATGCCGTGGCTGGGCGCCTGTGGATAACGCGCTCCGCGTCGGGGGCCGCGCGATAGCGTGTCACCCATGCCGGGCAAGAAGTGGAGTGCCGCCGTCGCCATCGCCGCCGTGCTCGTACTGGCCGGCTGCACGCCCGAGCCGACCCCGACTCCCACCCCGACCGGCTTCGCGTCCGAGGCCGAAGCGTTCGCCGCCGCCGAGGAGACCTATAGGGCGTACGTAGATGCCGGGAACCAGATCGATCTCTCCGACCCAACCACGTTCGAGGCCCTCTTCGCATGGAGCACCGGCGAACTAAACGAACTCGACCGCCAGGCCTACTCGGAGTTTCATGCCGAGCAAGTCACGATGTCGGGCGACGCACGAGTGATTCGCGTTAAACCTCAATCGTGGGACACGAGCAGCACGGTAACGCTGACGGCGTGCGTGGACGTCTCAGAAGTCCTCTTCTTCAACGCTGACGGCTCCCCTCGTACGAACTCCGATCGAGAGCCGCTTCAGGCCCTGTCAATCGATCTAGTTGATGCAAGCTCATCGCCAACCGGGCTCCTTGTTCAAGGAGTCAGTACCGCGCAGGACGGTGCTGTGTGCGCACGTTAGGTATCGGCATAGCAACCGCGATAGTCGTACTGGCCCCAGCGATGGCCATGGCTGCCCCCTCCGCCAGTGCTCCAAAATGCACAAATCTCGAGGTGCTCAATGGGGAGTGTCCCGACATAACGAATGAGGGTCAGCAACTCAGAGTTGAGGGCTCTTCCACTACCCCCGGCGAATCCGATCAGGGCGGTGGCGGTGGCTGGTACAGCGCGCCGGAACGCCAGCCCGGCTGGAACCGCGATCCGGTGGCACCTTCCATCCGAACCGAGGACGGACGGACCCGGCAGGTCTGCGACAACGGCAATACCCGGTGCCTGAGTGACGAGGTCGGCACCGCAGCCGACCCCGAGGTCGACGACGAGACCGAGATCCCCGAGATCACCATCGAAGACGTCGCGATCTTCGCGCCTGCGACTCCCGTGCTCGACGCCGAGCCCGCGGGCGTCGGCATCGTGGGCATGCCCGTCAACTTCGTCGTTCCCGCCACCACCCACACGGTCGCCGGCGAACTGTTCGACATCCCGTTGCACGTGCGCTTCTCCCCCACCTCCTACGACTTCGACTACGGCGACGGCAGCACGGGTCACACGACGACCGGCGGCAACACGTGGCCCGCACTCGGACAGGCTCAGTTCACCGCCACCCCGACCAGCCATGCCTACGGCACCCGCGGCACGTACACGACGTCCGTGGACGTGCACTACGCGGCATCCATCGACCTCGGCGGCGGGTTCTTCGACATTCCGGGCACCCTCACGCTGACGACCGCCGGCGCGACCACCGAGGTCCTCGAACTGCACACCGCCCTCGTCGAGAACACCTGCATCGAAGACCCCACCGGTCCGGGCTGCTGAGCACCACCCCACGGCGTCGGCGCCCCATGTCAGGATGAACCGTGGCCGACCGACTCATGCTTCTCGACACTGCGTCCCTCTACTTCCGCGCGTTCTACGGCGTGCCCGACAAGGTGACCGCGCCCGACGGCAGTCCCATCAACGCCGCTCGCGGTCTGCTCGACATCATCACCAAGCTCGTCACGACCTACGAGCCCACGCACGTCGTCGCCTGCTGGGACGACGACTGGCGCCCGCAGTGGCGCGTCGACCTCATTCCCAGCTACAAGGCGCACCGGGTGGAGACCCCGGTCGAGAACGGCGCGGACGTCGAAGAGGTGCCCGACCTGCTCGAAGCACAGGTGCCGGTGATCCGCCAGGAGCTCGGCGCGCTCGGCATCCCCATCGTCGGCCGCCCCGAACACGAAGCCGACGACATCATCGGCAGCCTCGCCACCCAGGCGACCCTCCCGGTCGACGTCATCACCGGCGACCGCGACCTGTTCCAGCTCGTCGACGACGCCCGCGACGTGCGGGTCGTCTACACCGGCCGCGGCATGAGCAATCTCGAAGTGCTGACGGATGCCGTGGTCGTCACCAAATACGGCATCCTGCCCACACAGTACGCCGACTTCGCGGTCCTCCGCGGCGACCCGTCCGACGGTCTGCCCGGCGTCGCCGGCGTCGGCGACAAGACGGCCGCGTCGCTCCTCGCGCGCCACGGCGACCTCGCCGGCATCATCCAGGCGGCGCAGGACGGCGACGGCATGGCCGCCGGCGTGCGCGCCAAGATCCTGGCATCCCTCGACTACCTCGCCGTCGCCCCCACCGTCGTCGAGGTCGTCCGCACCCTCGACCTCGGCCCGGTCGACTCGCGCCTGCGCGCACCAGACACGACCGTCACCGACGCCCTTGCAGAGAAGTGGGGACTCGGTACCTCCATGACCCGCGCGGTCGCCGCGATCACCGCCCGCGCCTGACGGCCGGCTCAGGCCCGTCGCGTCCACTCCCGCAGCCGGTCGAGCGGCCACGTCGTGACGATCCGCTCTGCAGGCACCCCCGCGCGCTCTGCCCGGGCCGCCCCCTCGTCGAGCAGCGACAGCTGCCCGGGCGCGTGGGCGTCCGAGTCGATGGAGAACAGGCATCCCTCCGCCAGGGCGACAGCGATCAGCTCGTCCGGCGGATCCTCACGCTCTGGACGCGAGTTGATCTCGACGGCGACCCGGTGCTCCGCGCACGCGGCGAACACCGCCTGCGCATCGAACTCCGAGGGCGGCCGCGTTCCCCGGGACCCCGCGATCAGCCGGCCCGTCACATGCCCGAGCACATCCACTCTCGGATTCGAGACGGCCGCGACCAGACGCCGTGTCATCGGGCGGCTCTCCATGCGCAGTTTGGAATGGGCGGATGCCACGACGACATCGAGTTCGTCGAGCAGGCCGTCCTCCTGATCGAGCTCCCCCTCGTCCAAGATGTCGACCTCGATACCGGACAGCAGCGTGAACCGGTCATCGCGGAAGCCCGCCACGACCTCGAGCTGCTCACGCAGACGCACTGCCGACAGCCCTCGCGCCACGCGCAGTCGCGGGGAATGATCGGTCAACGCCAGGTACTCGTGTCCGAGAGCACGGGCTGCATGGACCATCAGATCGATCGGGGTGAGGCCGTCGGACCATTCGGAGTGGCAGTGCAGGTCGCCGCGGAGCAGCCCGCGAAGCTGCGACTGCTTCTGGGGAGCGATCCGCTCGCGCAGATCCTGCAGGTAGTCGGGCACTTTGCCGGCGACCGCCTGCTGGATCACCGCGAGCGTGGACTCGCCGATCCCCTTGCGTCGCCGCAGTGCGGCGGTGTCGACCAGTTGCGCGTCGCTGAGACCTGCAATCGCCTCCGCCGCCGCACGGAACGCCTTCGACTTGTACCGAGACGACCGCTCCCGTTCGAGCAGCGTCGCGATCTCGGTCAGAGCCGCGGTGGGATCCATGGCGTCCGCAGGGATGTGGGCCTATACGACGGTCGAGCGCCGCACGACCACCGGGACGTCTGCGAGTCGCCGGAATGCCAGTCCGAACAGGATCGCCAGAACGCCGATGCCCATCGCGAACGCCGCGACGCCGAACGACACCACCGACGTGAACAGCGAGGCACGCAGGAACGACGCGTTCATCATCGTCGCCCGCACCGGGTCATCCTGCGGTAGCTCGGCGTATGTCTTGCCACCCGACGCTTCGAGGGCGTGGTGCTGGATGATGTCGGCCTGCACGAACGCCGTGAGCGGACCGGAGACCGTCTGCCCCTGGAATGCCATCGCGTCGTCCGGGACAGTGATGTTCTCAGCGCGCAGCTGGCTCGAGACCATGATCCACACGACGATTCCCACGACGATCAGGGCGATACCGCCCAGAATCCCCAGGACGCCGACGACCTTGACCAGTCCGACGCTCTTGGCGGGCGGTTCGATGGTGTCTACGGTTTCCGGCTGGTCTGACATAGTGCGCTCCTTCGACTCATTGGGGCGAATGGCATCAAGCTATCGCCCTCGACGCACCCGTCACCAGAGACCGGGCAGTAATTAACCTGCGCGTGACGTCGCCGCCACCCAGGCCTCGAGCTTGGCGGCGGCAGCCCCACTGTCGATCGCCCCGGCGGCCAGATCGCGCGCCTCGGTCAGTCGCTGCACGATCGGCCGCTGCACCTCTGAGGGGTCGCGGAACAGCCGATACGACACGATGCCTGCGGCCGCATTGAGCAGGACGATGTCGCGCACGGGCCCGCTCTTGCCGGCCAGCACGTCACGCACCACCTGCGCGTTGTGCGCGGGGGCACCGCCGATGAGGTCGTCGATCTTCGACAGAGGGATGCCGAGGTCGCGGGGATCGAGGTCGTGCTCGTGCACATCGCCGAGGCTGACCTCCCACAGGCGGCTGTGGCCGGTGGTCGTCAGCTCGTCAAGGCCGTCGTCACCGCGGAACACCAAAGCGGTCGCGCCGCGGGTGCGGAAGACGCCGGTGATGAGCGGCACCCGGTCCAGCTGCGCCACGCCGACGGCGTTGGCCTCTGCGCGGGCCGGGTTGCACAGCGGGCCCAGGAAGTTGAACACCGTCGGAACACCGAGTTCGAGACGCGTCGCGCCGGCATGGCGGAAGCCCGGGTGGAATGCCGAGGCGAATGCGAAGGTGATGCCGACCTCGGCCAGCACTTCGGCGACGCGCTCGGGGGGCAAGGACAGATCGAGGCCGAGCGCGCCGAGGACGTCGGACGCGCCTGACGACGAGCTGGCCGCCTTGTTGCCGTGCTTGACCACCGGGACTCCGGCGGCGGCGGCGGTGATCGCCGACATCGTCGAGATGTTGACCGTGCCGTACCGGTCACCGCCGGTGCCGACGATGTCGAGGACCTCTGCCGGGACAGGCAGAGGCACCGCGGCTTCGAGAATGGCATCCCGGAATCCGACGATCTCGTCGACCGTCTCGCCCTTCGCGCGCAGTGCGACGAGGAAGCCGGCCAGCTGCGAAGGCGTAGCCTCGCCGGCCATGACCTGCTGCATGGCCCACGTCGATTCCGAGACGCTGAGATCGCGCCGTTCCAGGAGATTCGTAAGGATGTCGGGCCACGAGTAAAGCTCTGCCATGAGCATCGATCCTATCGGCACCCTCGCGGCTGGCTCCGGGCACACTCACGGCCACCTCTTAGGTGTGCCTAAGTTCACTCAATCTTCGAACCACCTTCAGGGATGCGAAAACCTCGGCCCGAAATCGGCCATAATGGGGGACGTGACGACTCCAGCGACATACCCCCAGGCTTTGCGTTCCGTGAAGCGGCCGGACCCGGTCGCCGTCGGCACGATCGTGTGGCTCGGCAGCGAAGTCATGTTCTTCGCGGGCCTCTTCGCCATCTACTTCACGATCCGCAACGCGTCCCCCGAACTGTGGGCCGAACGCACCGAGCTGCTGAACATCCCGTTCGCCGCCGTGAACACGCTGATCCTGGTGCTCTCGTCGTTCACCGCGCAGGCCGGCGTGTTCGCCGCCGAGCGCTTCCAGCCGTACCGCAAGGGCTCGTTCTGGCAGTTCCGCCAGTGGGGCATGGTCGAGTGGTTCTTCCTCTCGTTCGTCATGGGCGCCATCTTCGTGTCGGGTCAGGTCTGGGAGTACGCCACGCTCGTCGCCGAAGGCATGCCGATCTCTGCGGACTCCTACGCCTCGGCGTTCTACCTCACGACCGGCTTCCACGCCCTTCACGTGACCGGTGGCCTCGTCGCCTTCCTGCTCGTGATCGGCCGCGCGTTCGCGGTCAAGAACTTCGGGCGCAAGGAGATGACCTCCTCGATCGTCGTGTCGTACTACTGGCACTTCGTGGACGTCGTCTGGATCGTCCTGTTCTTCGTCATCTACTTCGTCAAGTGACACCCGGAGCTGATACTTCCATGGCACTCAAGACCTCACGCCGCTCCGGCGGTCGCCGCAGCAAGTGGGCAGCCGCCGCCCTGATCGGCGTCGGACTTCTCGTCACCGGAGGCGTCTATGCCGGCGCAACCGCGGCGATGGCGTCCACCGAGTCCACCGCCGTCTCGACGGCGCTGACCGTCGACGACGGCAAGAAGCTGTTCCAGGCCAACTGCGCGACCTGCCACGGCATGAACATGGAGGGCACCCCCGACGGCCCGTCGCTGTACGGCGTCGGCGAGCTCGCGGTCGAGTTCCAGGTAGCCACCGGACGCATGCCGCTGCAGATGCAGGGCCCGCAGGCCCCGGTCAAGCCGGTCCAGTTCACGCAGGAGCAGATCGAGGCCATGGCCGCCTGGGTCCAGTCCGTCTCCCCCGGCCCGTCCTACCCCTCCGAGGAGATCCTCGACGGCGGCGGCGACGTGGCGGCCGGTGCCGAGCTGTTCCGCATCAACTGCGCGATGTGCCACAACGTGGCCGCCGCCGGTGGCGCACTCACCGAGGGCAAGTACGCCCCCGCGCTGACCGAGACCAGCCCGCTGCACCTCTACGCGGCGATGGTCACCGGCCCGCAGAACATGCCGGTCTTCGGCGACATGAACATCAGCGCAGAAGAGAAGCGCGACATCATCTCGGCGCTGATCTGGATGCAGGAAGACGCGTCAGTGGGCGGCTTCACGCTCGGCTCACTGGGTCCGGTCTCGGAAGGTCTGTTCATCTGGATCTTCGGCATCGGCACCCTCATCGGCATCACCGTGTGGATCACGGCGAAGTCGAACTGATCGAACACTGACGTACGGAACGGACGAGGAGCACCATGGCACACGAGGAAGACCCACTCGAGCACGAGAGGGCTTCGTGGAAGCCTTCTGACGGGCTCGCCGTTGTGGTCAGCGAC
This DNA window, taken from Microbacterium invictum, encodes the following:
- the rpsA gene encoding 30S ribosomal protein S1 — translated: MTTATTAPATKQVAINDIGSAEDFLAAVEKTLKFFNDGDLIEGTVVKIDRDEVLLDVGYKTEGVIPSRELSIKHDVDPNEVVKVGDEVEALVLQKEDKEGRLILSKKRAQYERAWGDVEKIKENDGVVTGSVIEVVKGGLIVDIGLRGFLPASLIELRRVRDLTPYLGQEIEAKILELDKNRNNVVLSRRALLEQTQSESRSNFLNNLHKGQVRKGTVSSIVNFGAFVDLGGVDGLVHVSELSWKHIEHASEVVEVGQEVTVEILEVDLDRERVSLSLKATQEDPWQVFARTHAIGQVAPGKVTKLVPFGAFVRVADGIEGLVHISELSGKHVELAEQVVSVGEEVFVKIIDIDLERRRISLSLKQANESVDPFGTEFDPALYGMVTEYDENGEYKYPEGFDPETNAWLEGFDAQREKWEQEYAAAQGRWEAHKAAVAKAAEAEAAAPAETGGSTFSSDSASAGTLADDEALAALREKLSGR
- a CDS encoding sensor histidine kinase, which gives rise to MTGRVAVPKRVLGASRDRSILLNQVLLGSVVVFAAVVVSLFGVVQDVTLMTVGVTLVFIATGAAFVVPWTRTPPTLMLVLPLIDIAAIAMMRGAAPAGGLGLLWAFPVMWIAAAFGVWGALFGVVVISVTYWTLVATEPTQSMTPSTILLPVMIAGLAISAAFGSRRAFAQRVLLDKQSRLLQRSVDRARRQEDLVTEVLQAVDFGVIRLTPDGSLVVTNEAHARLQRAVEGDVRAYAADGITLLDPEDLPLARARRGEEFENALVWHGDPGAEERRALRSTARRLIDKDLSDAGMLIVTLDVTAEELALRSREDLIASVSHELRTPLTSITGYVELALDDPSLSPATRRSLEVVERNAGRLLDLVSDLLTASAASRMGVALSLHLESTDVSAIVMAAVEAAGPRAAERRVTIDTKAVDTVHTRADPHRLRQVVDNLLSNAIKYNRIAGRVEVGLTDDGTHVWIVVSDDGPGISESELPRLFERFFRSELVRRSTTHGSGLGLAISREIVRAHGGEITVRTAIGEGAAFVVRLPASAEEEAP
- the trpD gene encoding anthranilate phosphoribosyltransferase translates to MAELYSWPDILTNLLERRDLSVSESTWAMQQVMAGEATPSQLAGFLVALRAKGETVDEIVGFRDAILEAAVPLPVPAEVLDIVGTGGDRYGTVNISTMSAITAAAAGVPVVKHGNKAASSSSGASDVLGALGLDLSLPPERVAEVLAEVGITFAFASAFHPGFRHAGATRLELGVPTVFNFLGPLCNPARAEANAVGVAQLDRVPLITGVFRTRGATALVFRGDDGLDELTTTGHSRLWEVSLGDVHEHDLDPRDLGIPLSKIDDLIGGAPAHNAQVVRDVLAGKSGPVRDIVLLNAAAGIVSYRLFRDPSEVQRPIVQRLTEARDLAAGAIDSGAAAAKLEAWVAATSRAG
- a CDS encoding 5'-3' exonuclease H3TH domain-containing protein — protein: MADRLMLLDTASLYFRAFYGVPDKVTAPDGSPINAARGLLDIITKLVTTYEPTHVVACWDDDWRPQWRVDLIPSYKAHRVETPVENGADVEEVPDLLEAQVPVIRQELGALGIPIVGRPEHEADDIIGSLATQATLPVDVITGDRDLFQLVDDARDVRVVYTGRGMSNLEVLTDAVVVTKYGILPTQYADFAVLRGDPSDGLPGVAGVGDKTAASLLARHGDLAGIIQAAQDGDGMAAGVRAKILASLDYLAVAPTVVEVVRTLDLGPVDSRLRAPDTTVTDALAEKWGLGTSMTRAVAAITARA
- the ctaE gene encoding aa3-type cytochrome oxidase subunit III — translated: MGDVTTPATYPQALRSVKRPDPVAVGTIVWLGSEVMFFAGLFAIYFTIRNASPELWAERTELLNIPFAAVNTLILVLSSFTAQAGVFAAERFQPYRKGSFWQFRQWGMVEWFFLSFVMGAIFVSGQVWEYATLVAEGMPISADSYASAFYLTTGFHALHVTGGLVAFLLVIGRAFAVKNFGRKEMTSSIVVSYYWHFVDVVWIVLFFVIYFVK
- a CDS encoding PHP domain-containing protein, translated to MDPTAALTEIATLLERERSSRYKSKAFRAAAEAIAGLSDAQLVDTAALRRRKGIGESTLAVIQQAVAGKVPDYLQDLRERIAPQKQSQLRGLLRGDLHCHSEWSDGLTPIDLMVHAARALGHEYLALTDHSPRLRVARGLSAVRLREQLEVVAGFRDDRFTLLSGIEVDILDEGELDQEDGLLDELDVVVASAHSKLRMESRPMTRRLVAAVSNPRVDVLGHVTGRLIAGSRGTRPPSEFDAQAVFAACAEHRVAVEINSRPEREDPPDELIAVALAEGCLFSIDSDAHAPGQLSLLDEGAARAERAGVPAERIVTTWPLDRLREWTRRA
- a CDS encoding aromatic ring-opening dioxygenase LigA, producing the protein MSDQPETVDTIEPPAKSVGLVKVVGVLGILGGIALIVVGIVVWIMVSSQLRAENITVPDDAMAFQGQTVSGPLTAFVQADIIQHHALEASGGKTYAELPQDDPVRATMMNASFLRASLFTSVVSFGVAAFAMGIGVLAILFGLAFRRLADVPVVVRRSTVV
- the qcrC gene encoding cytochrome bc1 complex diheme cytochrome c subunit yields the protein MALKTSRRSGGRRSKWAAAALIGVGLLVTGGVYAGATAAMASTESTAVSTALTVDDGKKLFQANCATCHGMNMEGTPDGPSLYGVGELAVEFQVATGRMPLQMQGPQAPVKPVQFTQEQIEAMAAWVQSVSPGPSYPSEEILDGGGDVAAGAELFRINCAMCHNVAAAGGALTEGKYAPALTETSPLHLYAAMVTGPQNMPVFGDMNISAEEKRDIISALIWMQEDASVGGFTLGSLGPVSEGLFIWIFGIGTLIGITVWITAKSN
- a CDS encoding YchJ family protein, translating into MSFGQAAAQRGIRPPADAPCPCGGVAFGECCGPVLDGTRAATAAALMRSRYTAFAIGDAVHLEATWHPSTRPSDIDLDDGVRWQHLEILATDAGAEGDRRGTVEFRAHFRDADGAAGSLHERSRFIHRRDRWWYLDGDVDR